The proteins below come from a single Streptomyces sp. M92 genomic window:
- the recO gene encoding DNA repair protein RecO, which yields MSLFRDDGIVLRTQKLGEADRIITLLTRGHGRVRAVARGVRRTKSKFGARLEPFSHVDVQFFSKGSELVGRGLPLCTQSETIAPYGGGIVSDYARYTAGTAMLETAERFTDHEGEPAVQQYLLLVGGLRTLARGEHAPNLVLDAFLLRSLAVNGYAPTFGDCAKCGLPGPNRFFSVGSGGSVCADCRVPGSVVPSPQALELLGALLAGDWGTADAAEPRYVREGSGLVSAYLHWHLERGLRSLRYVEK from the coding sequence ATGAGTCTGTTCCGCGACGACGGCATCGTGCTGCGCACCCAGAAGCTGGGTGAGGCGGACCGGATCATCACGCTGCTCACGCGCGGTCACGGACGCGTACGCGCCGTGGCGCGCGGGGTGCGGCGGACGAAGTCGAAGTTCGGGGCGCGGCTGGAGCCGTTCTCGCACGTGGACGTGCAGTTCTTCTCGAAGGGCAGCGAGCTGGTCGGGCGCGGGCTGCCGCTGTGCACGCAGAGCGAGACCATCGCGCCGTACGGCGGCGGGATCGTGAGCGACTACGCGCGGTACACCGCCGGGACGGCCATGCTGGAGACGGCCGAGCGGTTCACCGACCACGAGGGCGAGCCGGCGGTGCAGCAGTACCTGCTGCTGGTCGGCGGGCTGCGGACCCTCGCCCGGGGCGAGCACGCGCCGAACCTGGTGCTCGACGCGTTCCTGCTGCGCTCGCTGGCGGTGAACGGCTATGCGCCGACCTTCGGGGACTGCGCGAAGTGCGGCCTGCCCGGTCCGAACCGGTTCTTCTCGGTCGGATCGGGCGGTTCCGTCTGCGCCGACTGCCGGGTGCCCGGCAGCGTCGTACCCTCGCCGCAGGCCCTGGAACTGCTCGGCGCGCTGCTTGCGGGAGACTGGGGCACGGCGGACGCGGCCGAGCCGCGCTACGTCCGGGAGGGGAGCGGACTGGTCTCCGCCTACCTGCACTGGCACCTGGAGCGGGGACTGCGTTCCCTGCGGTACGTCGAGAAATAG
- a CDS encoding DUF397 domain-containing protein, whose translation MREYELSNARWRKSSHSDGNGGDCVEVAYDFPGAARWRKSSYSNGEGGNCVEVADGVPGVVPVRDSKVAAGPVVVVGSVAWTEFVRTVGAARFLASVVPPRPE comes from the coding sequence ATGCGCGAGTACGAGCTGAGCAACGCCCGCTGGCGCAAGAGCAGCCACAGCGACGGTAACGGCGGCGACTGCGTCGAGGTCGCGTACGACTTCCCGGGCGCTGCCCGCTGGCGCAAGAGCAGCTACAGCAACGGCGAGGGCGGCAACTGCGTTGAGGTCGCTGACGGAGTGCCCGGCGTCGTACCGGTCCGGGACAGCAAGGTGGCCGCCGGGCCGGTGGTCGTCGTGGGGTCGGTGGCCTGGACGGAGTTCGTACGTACCGTTGGGGCCGCCCGCTTCCTTGCCAGTGTCGTGCCTCCGCGACCCGAGTAA
- a CDS encoding cupin domain-containing protein: protein MSYPEPRYLGEKGEINAVFRAADTPPDIVAPNGTTTHYLASHASTGGEFGLYKVDMGPKAPGAKTHFHRSISESFYVLSGEVELYNGERWVTGRQGDFLYVPVGGLHAFRNDSDDPVSMLMLFSPGAPREEYFERVAEFAQRGGEELREFQVKHDSFFV, encoded by the coding sequence ATGTCGTACCCGGAGCCGCGCTACCTCGGCGAGAAGGGCGAGATCAACGCCGTGTTCAGGGCGGCCGACACCCCGCCCGACATCGTGGCCCCCAACGGCACGACCACCCACTACCTCGCGAGCCACGCCTCCACCGGGGGAGAGTTCGGGCTGTACAAGGTGGACATGGGGCCCAAGGCGCCCGGCGCCAAGACGCACTTCCACCGCAGCATCTCCGAGTCCTTCTACGTCCTCTCCGGCGAGGTGGAGCTCTACAACGGCGAGCGCTGGGTCACCGGACGCCAGGGAGACTTCCTGTACGTCCCGGTCGGCGGACTGCACGCCTTCAGGAACGACAGTGACGACCCCGTCTCCATGCTGATGCTCTTCTCGCCGGGCGCCCCGCGCGAGGAGTACTTCGAGCGCGTCGCCGAGTTCGCGCAGCGGGGCGGCGAGGAACTGCGGGAGTTCCAGGTGAAGCACGACAGCTTCTTCGTCTGA
- a CDS encoding SCO2521 family protein, whose amino-acid sequence MAPRQSTPRAVLACGEIRTCLLPARQALDVRAAAQLLALRADERVLTSERPGLYARSPDTLTGVDCPLPSANGARVRAVGTVAARAALTEGRVVQASARLQLPATGPDQRRPWGEYLVRPSVVEPLGKLPHEAVAQGVLDGPRHGDLDAGLIADGLLTRLLRHPLLDQNPPFRSRPTRLRWAALPAHPGEGPALERFTLAEDEVRTVRLRAPEDTPAADLAVLCEDLALHDWLLTTVVRMLDGVRLGTGTARDTTAVVRTLGPAVDHLLHLWMPRARVCAELAPLWDPLEERPGFTRQWRTLVQRIRDQLTLHAIPAPHREVEAVP is encoded by the coding sequence ATGGCGCCGCGGCAGAGCACCCCGCGCGCCGTACTCGCCTGCGGCGAGATCCGCACCTGCCTGCTGCCCGCCCGGCAGGCCCTCGACGTCCGGGCCGCCGCCCAGCTCCTGGCCCTGCGCGCCGACGAACGGGTCCTGACCTCCGAGCGCCCCGGCCTCTACGCGCGTTCCCCCGACACCCTCACCGGCGTCGACTGCCCGCTGCCCAGCGCCAACGGCGCCCGCGTCCGCGCCGTCGGCACCGTCGCCGCCCGCGCCGCGCTCACCGAGGGCCGCGTCGTGCAGGCCTCCGCCCGCCTCCAACTGCCCGCCACCGGCCCCGACCAGCGACGCCCCTGGGGCGAGTACCTGGTGCGCCCGTCAGTCGTCGAACCGCTCGGCAAGCTCCCCCACGAGGCGGTCGCGCAGGGCGTGCTCGACGGGCCGCGCCACGGCGACCTCGACGCCGGACTGATCGCCGACGGCCTGCTCACCCGCCTGCTGCGCCACCCCCTGCTCGACCAGAACCCGCCCTTCCGCTCCCGCCCCACCCGCCTGCGCTGGGCCGCCCTGCCCGCGCACCCCGGCGAGGGCCCCGCACTCGAACGCTTCACCCTCGCCGAGGACGAAGTGCGCACCGTCCGCCTCCGCGCCCCCGAGGACACCCCCGCCGCCGACCTCGCCGTGCTCTGCGAGGACCTCGCCCTGCACGACTGGCTGCTCACCACCGTCGTCCGCATGCTCGACGGCGTCCGCCTGGGCACCGGCACCGCCCGGGACACCACCGCCGTGGTCCGCACCCTGGGCCCGGCCGTCGACCACCTGCTGCACCTGTGGATGCCCCGCGCCAGGGTCTGTGCCGAACTGGCCCCGCTGTGGGACCCGCTGGAGGAACGCCCCGGCTTCACCCGGCAGTGGCGCACGCTGGTCCAGCGCATCCGCGACCAGCTCACCCTGCACGCCATTCCCGCACCGCACCGGGAGGTGGAAGCGGTCCCCTGA
- a CDS encoding SCO2522 family protein has protein sequence MTDAVFHETAAEPRNRSVPLAHLSLELGHLYMEDFEAGPERLRRHFAEVRPWAEAARAAATARTGGKRARISTCFLIDDYFTRFSTPAEVVPMLLAEAERAGLSVDYLARESGCAVTGKVPVAEAVAGRIVESPPPGSHGLRPPAAQTGWLANGERSPVARAPQAMKRAAPWQPPHETAARRHSVFLDVELWSDDAEEHRTWSCPFLAAVWQLARLGLLRNDGEPVLVPQPHTTTGYPDQWDELPTLLKLNDRADPFAAYRTCSVLPTRFLPVEHAVRVILDQTEVDPGALEQVAERSGRERTPVPDSVADRVSYVFYPGH, from the coding sequence GTGACCGACGCAGTCTTCCACGAGACGGCCGCCGAGCCGCGCAACCGGTCGGTGCCGCTGGCCCACCTCTCCCTGGAGCTGGGCCACCTCTACATGGAGGACTTCGAGGCCGGACCGGAACGCCTGCGCCGGCACTTCGCCGAAGTACGCCCGTGGGCGGAGGCGGCCCGCGCCGCCGCCACCGCCCGCACCGGCGGCAAACGCGCCCGGATCAGCACCTGCTTCCTCATCGACGACTACTTCACCCGCTTTTCCACCCCCGCCGAAGTCGTCCCCATGCTCCTCGCCGAGGCCGAGCGGGCCGGGCTGAGCGTCGACTACCTGGCCCGCGAGTCCGGGTGCGCCGTCACCGGAAAGGTGCCCGTCGCCGAGGCCGTCGCCGGCCGCATCGTCGAGTCGCCGCCGCCCGGCAGCCACGGCCTGCGCCCACCCGCCGCCCAGACCGGCTGGCTGGCCAACGGCGAGCGCAGCCCCGTCGCCCGCGCCCCGCAGGCCATGAAACGGGCCGCCCCCTGGCAGCCGCCGCACGAGACGGCCGCCCGCCGCCACTCCGTCTTCCTCGACGTCGAACTGTGGAGCGACGACGCCGAAGAGCACCGCACCTGGTCCTGCCCGTTCCTCGCCGCCGTCTGGCAGCTCGCCCGCCTCGGTCTCCTGCGCAACGACGGCGAGCCCGTCCTCGTCCCCCAGCCGCACACCACCACCGGCTATCCCGACCAGTGGGACGAGCTGCCCACCCTGCTGAAGCTGAACGACCGCGCCGACCCCTTCGCCGCCTACCGCACCTGCTCCGTCCTGCCCACCCGCTTCCTCCCCGTGGAGCACGCCGTCCGCGTGATCCTCGACCAGACCGAGGTCGACCCCGGGGCCCTGGAACAGGTCGCCGAGCGCTCCGGCCGTGAACGCACTCCCGTCCCCGACTCGGTCGCCGACCGTGTCTCCTACGTCTTCTACCCGGGGCACTGA
- a CDS encoding SCO2523 family variant P-loop protein — translation MLVFAASDKGGTGRSVTSANLAYQRALTGDHVAYVDFDFGSPTAAAVFDVPGAMRGTEEHGLHSYLEGEVAEPARIDVWRQTEHPLLRARPNQSGRLVLLPGDAGGGEFAIGEESLQRCIDLLLRLNGEFDVTVVDLSAGRSYAVDMVLAATSHPRMRNVPFRWLVFHRWTRQHVIAASGLVHAPHGIVGGGVERGHDKATLQAAIRFVRAAVPDPESPLWSQGSPAQAAWMQACDEALRRLAAEQGIGDSVVLGTVPLEPILQWREQLITEEDVLATQIANKETLEALEEIARRLTDDAHWGRP, via the coding sequence GTGCTCGTCTTCGCGGCCTCCGACAAGGGAGGCACCGGACGCTCGGTGACCAGCGCCAACCTGGCCTACCAGCGCGCCCTCACCGGCGACCACGTGGCCTACGTCGACTTCGACTTCGGCTCGCCCACCGCCGCCGCCGTCTTCGACGTGCCCGGCGCGATGCGCGGCACCGAGGAACACGGCCTGCACTCCTACCTGGAGGGCGAGGTCGCCGAACCGGCCCGGATCGACGTCTGGCGGCAGACCGAGCACCCGCTGCTGCGTGCCCGCCCCAACCAGTCCGGCCGCCTGGTCCTGCTGCCCGGCGACGCGGGCGGCGGCGAGTTCGCCATCGGCGAGGAGTCGCTCCAGCGGTGCATCGACCTGCTGCTGCGGCTCAACGGCGAGTTCGACGTCACCGTCGTCGACCTCAGCGCCGGCCGCAGCTACGCCGTCGACATGGTCCTCGCGGCCACCTCCCACCCCCGGATGCGCAACGTCCCCTTCCGCTGGCTGGTCTTCCACCGCTGGACGCGGCAGCACGTCATCGCCGCCTCCGGCCTGGTCCACGCCCCGCACGGCATCGTCGGCGGCGGCGTCGAACGCGGCCACGACAAGGCGACCCTCCAGGCCGCGATCCGCTTCGTTCGGGCTGCCGTACCCGACCCCGAGTCGCCGCTGTGGTCCCAGGGCTCGCCCGCCCAGGCCGCCTGGATGCAGGCCTGCGACGAGGCACTGCGCCGGCTCGCCGCCGAACAGGGCATCGGAGACAGCGTGGTCCTCGGCACCGTGCCCCTCGAACCCATACTCCAGTGGCGCGAGCAGCTGATCACCGAGGAGGACGTCCTCGCCACCCAGATCGCCAACAAGGAGACCCTGGAGGCGCTGGAGGAGATCGCCCGGCGCCTGACGGACGACGCGCACTGGGGGCGGCCGTGA
- a CDS encoding SCO2524 family protein, whose product MQIKPRQHLLDIWQAMARHSFDDGKLVWGDTDGLSSVADAERLLCLLYPATEVPAFRLDQPDTTERDVLRALDRIGSRLEIPPNLITALTQFMRTHTGTDDSPTFSGGHYFRPAEPDGRITHEQAQLGVVDSYSMSVTLCLATLGFLKVYETTTTRPEVHRSIAELREATNARLTSAMVSLLRSFTVNVFDAESEQGRRLIQVVGQGRQSDRAVLQQFSRRLRPLRATIIESLSRGIEVDEGIRDESQLFECGWAWGIVQDAPEVTHLTAPVPGQPVGIADRLPYVYFTVVALDGIQDLFSERTLTLGLLDEDQQKLAEMLRLRWELSQQYWSAIARFGTERWPLEDLPWQTTGLQLESEYFSLTVAAILVHDLVRRKATDDDLTRTVAVMERLADRGRVTSRMTRNDPTITLHNPGVTMPLAGSERSGGQLMWRMRDFSAQLLKRIIQLAELSRNIGAQDRLLRLAEQAFEHLWARRIDDEDGAGLWDDVQAVYPDAHHAELRMSWSMTERVTECLVAARNLYEQQPNRSPELAELARELLSEATHLFGKEQLEASAAADGSRARAMRSIENRLDHARGLVDERPATAFALALPVLRELDTLAQARGAAAQEV is encoded by the coding sequence ATGCAGATCAAGCCACGCCAGCATCTGCTGGACATCTGGCAGGCCATGGCTCGTCACTCGTTCGACGACGGGAAGCTCGTGTGGGGGGACACCGACGGGCTGAGCAGCGTCGCGGACGCCGAACGCCTGCTGTGTCTGCTCTATCCGGCCACCGAGGTACCCGCCTTCCGGCTCGACCAGCCGGACACCACCGAACGTGACGTGCTGCGCGCCCTCGACCGGATCGGCAGCCGCCTGGAGATCCCGCCCAACCTGATCACCGCGCTGACCCAGTTCATGCGCACCCACACCGGCACGGACGACAGCCCCACCTTCTCCGGCGGGCACTACTTCCGCCCCGCCGAACCCGACGGCAGGATCACCCACGAACAGGCCCAGCTGGGCGTGGTCGACTCCTACTCCATGTCCGTCACGCTCTGCCTCGCCACCCTCGGCTTCCTCAAGGTCTACGAGACCACCACCACCCGCCCCGAGGTGCACCGGTCGATCGCCGAGCTGCGCGAGGCCACCAACGCCCGGCTGACCTCCGCCATGGTCAGCCTGCTGCGCTCCTTCACCGTCAACGTCTTCGACGCCGAGTCCGAGCAGGGCAGGAGACTGATCCAGGTCGTCGGCCAGGGCAGACAGTCCGACCGGGCCGTCCTCCAGCAGTTCTCCCGCCGGTTACGTCCCCTGCGCGCCACCATCATCGAGAGCCTCTCGCGCGGCATCGAGGTCGACGAGGGCATCCGCGACGAGAGCCAGCTCTTCGAGTGCGGCTGGGCCTGGGGCATCGTGCAGGACGCCCCCGAGGTCACCCACCTGACCGCACCGGTCCCCGGCCAGCCCGTCGGGATCGCCGACCGGCTGCCGTACGTGTACTTCACCGTCGTCGCCCTCGACGGCATCCAGGACCTGTTCTCCGAGCGCACCCTCACCCTCGGCCTGCTCGACGAGGACCAGCAGAAACTCGCCGAGATGCTGCGCCTGCGCTGGGAACTCAGCCAGCAGTACTGGTCCGCGATCGCCCGCTTCGGCACCGAACGCTGGCCCCTGGAGGACCTGCCCTGGCAGACCACCGGACTGCAACTGGAGTCCGAGTACTTCTCCCTCACCGTCGCCGCCATCCTCGTCCACGACCTGGTCCGCCGGAAGGCCACCGACGACGACCTCACCCGCACCGTCGCCGTCATGGAACGCCTCGCCGACCGCGGCCGGGTCACCAGCCGGATGACCCGGAACGACCCCACCATCACGCTGCACAACCCGGGCGTCACCATGCCGCTCGCCGGGTCCGAGCGCAGCGGCGGGCAACTGATGTGGCGGATGCGGGACTTCTCCGCCCAGCTCCTCAAGCGGATCATCCAGCTCGCCGAACTCTCCCGGAACATCGGCGCGCAGGACCGGCTGCTGCGCCTCGCCGAGCAGGCCTTCGAGCACCTGTGGGCCCGGCGGATCGACGACGAGGACGGCGCCGGCCTCTGGGACGACGTCCAGGCCGTCTACCCCGACGCGCACCACGCCGAGCTGCGCATGTCGTGGAGCATGACCGAGCGCGTCACCGAGTGCCTGGTCGCCGCCCGCAACCTGTACGAACAGCAGCCCAACCGCAGCCCCGAACTCGCCGAACTCGCCCGGGAGCTGCTCAGCGAGGCCACCCACCTGTTCGGCAAGGAACAGCTGGAGGCCTCCGCCGCCGCCGACGGAAGCAGAGCCCGGGCCATGCGCAGCATCGAGAACCGCCTGGACCACGCCCGCGGCCTCGTCGACGAGAGGCCCGCCACCGCCTTCGCCCTCGCCCTGCCCGTCCTCCGGGAACTCGACACCCTGGCGCAGGCCCGGGGCGCCGCCGCACAGGAGGTGTGA
- a CDS encoding SCO2525 family SAM-dependent methyltransferase produces the protein MDRNADAPWSKFDPEVYVDNNYRTPLQVDLLIVRLMRDWFSRCFTQAGSEAAAVPGAVRGIDVGAGANLYPALAMLPWCEKVLLLEYARPNVEYLERQASSGGYDTAWDAFWNELREAPAYAATEPRSRFGEIVRVERGNLFDLADGSRRWDLGTMFFVADSMSECADEFHRGVRCFMNALSDGAPFATAFMKESVGYRVGDHDYPAYRVNEDQVRESLEPFTGELEIHDLHHMVRPGHEGMILALGRRNAVVAAP, from the coding sequence ATGGATCGCAACGCCGACGCACCGTGGTCGAAGTTCGATCCAGAGGTGTACGTCGACAACAACTACCGGACGCCGCTCCAGGTCGACCTGCTCATCGTCCGGCTGATGCGCGACTGGTTCAGCCGCTGCTTCACGCAAGCCGGCAGCGAAGCCGCGGCCGTCCCCGGTGCCGTCCGGGGCATCGACGTCGGTGCCGGCGCCAACCTGTACCCCGCGCTCGCCATGCTCCCCTGGTGCGAGAAGGTGCTGCTGCTGGAGTACGCGCGTCCCAACGTCGAGTACCTGGAGCGGCAGGCCTCCTCCGGCGGCTACGACACGGCGTGGGACGCGTTCTGGAACGAGCTGCGCGAGGCCCCGGCGTACGCCGCGACCGAACCCAGGAGCCGGTTCGGCGAGATCGTCCGGGTCGAACGCGGCAACCTCTTCGACCTGGCGGACGGCAGCCGCCGCTGGGACCTGGGCACGATGTTCTTCGTCGCCGACTCGATGTCCGAGTGCGCCGACGAGTTCCACCGGGGCGTGCGCTGCTTCATGAACGCGCTGAGCGACGGCGCCCCGTTCGCCACCGCCTTCATGAAGGAATCGGTCGGCTACCGCGTCGGAGACCACGACTACCCGGCCTACCGGGTGAACGAGGACCAGGTCAGGGAGAGCCTGGAGCCGTTCACGGGAGAGCTGGAGATCCACGACCTGCACCACATGGTGCGGCCGGGACACGAGGGAATGATCCTCGCCCTGGGACGGCGCAATGCGGTGGTTGCCGCCCCGTAG
- a CDS encoding GNAT family N-acetyltransferase, which produces MTAEPLERSLDHHDRLTDPGTRRPDDPPLVLRTAGEADLPELRRLDEEVFQEFAYPGFLLRQLFDMYEEHFLVLDDGTGRLRGYVLAGTRALGADSWILGLCVTPDRRRHGLGRELMTEVLDRLRRDGIRVVRLTVEPANLAAIFLYRGLGFRPEEPDGGLRPDYFGPGAHRQIMRLDLDSVIPEGALP; this is translated from the coding sequence ATGACCGCCGAACCGCTGGAACGTTCCCTCGACCACCACGACCGGCTCACGGACCCCGGTACTCGCCGTCCGGACGACCCGCCCCTGGTCCTGCGCACGGCCGGCGAGGCAGACCTGCCCGAGCTGCGGCGGCTGGACGAGGAGGTCTTCCAGGAGTTCGCCTACCCCGGTTTCCTGCTGCGCCAGCTTTTCGACATGTACGAGGAGCACTTCCTGGTGCTGGACGACGGCACCGGCCGGCTGCGCGGCTACGTACTGGCGGGCACCCGGGCGCTGGGCGCGGACAGCTGGATACTCGGGCTGTGCGTGACGCCGGACCGCCGGCGCCACGGGCTGGGCCGGGAGCTGATGACGGAGGTGCTGGACCGGCTGCGCCGGGACGGCATACGGGTGGTGCGCCTGACCGTGGAGCCCGCCAACCTCGCGGCCATCTTCCTCTACCGGGGGCTCGGCTTCCGCCCGGAGGAGCCCGACGGCGGTCTGCGTCCGGACTACTTCGGACCGGGGGCGCACCGCCAGATCATGCGGCTGGACCTCGATTCGGTGATACCGGAGGGGGCTCTTCCCTAG
- a CDS encoding TerB family tellurite resistance protein, whose protein sequence is MLPGRGRNGRAARLPRILGTRTAWTPVGDGEFFCPGCGGDRNYQRLAGRRRFTFLGVPVLPRGESAPTVECAACRRHYGTDVLDHPTTTRFSAMLRDAVHTVALAVLTAGGTCSRTSLETAAAAVRAAGFEDCDEDQLNALVQALEADTGRVRGEPCVPGLAIELHEALDPLAPHLAAVGRESILLQGARIALADGPYTPAERDALATVGAALTICSDDVTRLLESAGTPS, encoded by the coding sequence GTGCTGCCAGGACGGGGACGAAACGGCCGAGCTGCCCGGCTGCCACGCATCCTGGGCACCCGCACCGCGTGGACGCCCGTCGGCGACGGCGAGTTCTTCTGCCCCGGCTGCGGGGGCGACCGCAACTACCAGCGACTGGCAGGCCGCCGCCGCTTCACCTTCCTCGGCGTCCCCGTGCTGCCGCGCGGCGAGTCCGCGCCGACCGTCGAGTGCGCCGCCTGCCGCCGCCACTACGGCACCGACGTCCTCGACCACCCCACCACCACCCGCTTCTCCGCCATGCTCCGCGACGCCGTGCACACCGTCGCCCTCGCCGTCCTCACCGCGGGCGGCACCTGCTCGCGCACCTCGCTGGAGACGGCCGCCGCCGCGGTGCGCGCGGCCGGCTTCGAGGACTGCGACGAGGACCAGCTGAACGCGCTGGTCCAGGCGCTGGAGGCGGACACCGGCCGGGTCCGCGGCGAGCCCTGCGTGCCCGGCCTGGCCATAGAGCTGCACGAGGCGCTGGACCCGCTGGCCCCGCACCTCGCCGCCGTCGGCCGCGAGTCCATCCTGCTCCAGGGCGCCCGCATCGCGCTCGCCGACGGCCCCTACACCCCCGCCGAACGCGACGCCCTGGCGACGGTCGGCGCGGCCCTGACCATCTGCTCCGACGACGTGACCCGGCTGCTGGAGTCGGCGGGCACGCCCTCCTAG
- the leuA gene encoding 2-isopropylmalate synthase, whose amino-acid sequence MANRQQPSPMPIGKYRGYEQVDIADRTWPDQRITTAPRWLSTDLRDGNQALIDPMSPARKRAMFDLLVKMGYKEIEVGFPASGQTDYDFVRSIIEEPGAIPDDVTISVLTQAREDLIERTVESLKGAKRATVHLYNATAPVFRRVVFRGSRDDIKQIAVDGTRLVMEYAEKLLGPETAFGYQYSPEIFTDTELDFALEVCEAVMDTYQPGPGREIILNLPATVERSTPSTHADRFEWMGRNLSRREYVCLSVHPHNDRGTAVAAAELAVMAGADRVEGCLFGQGERTGNVDLVTLGMNLFSQGVDPQIDFSDIDEIRRTWEYCNQMEVHPRHPYVGDLVYTSFSGSHQDAIKKGFDAMEADAAARGVTVDDIEWAVPYLPIDPKDVGRSYEAVIRVNSQSGKGGIAYVLKNDHKLDLPRRMQIEFSKLIQAKTDAEGGEITPTAIWDVFQDEYLPNPDNPWGRIQVANGQTTTDRDGVDTLTVDATVDGVETTLVGTGNGPISAFFHALQGVGIDVRLLDYQEHTMSEGASAQAASYIECAIGDKVLWGIGIDANTTRASLKAVVSAVNRATR is encoded by the coding sequence ATGGCCAACCGCCAGCAGCCCAGCCCCATGCCGATCGGCAAGTACCGAGGCTACGAGCAGGTCGACATCGCCGACCGCACCTGGCCGGACCAGCGCATCACCACCGCTCCCCGCTGGCTCTCCACCGACCTGCGCGACGGCAACCAGGCGTTGATCGACCCCATGTCGCCCGCCCGCAAGCGCGCGATGTTCGACCTGCTGGTCAAGATGGGCTACAAGGAGATCGAGGTCGGTTTCCCCGCCTCCGGCCAGACCGACTACGACTTCGTACGCTCCATCATCGAGGAGCCGGGCGCCATCCCCGACGACGTCACCATCTCCGTGCTGACCCAGGCCCGCGAGGACCTGATCGAGCGCACGGTGGAGTCCCTGAAGGGCGCCAAGAGGGCCACCGTCCACCTGTACAACGCGACCGCCCCGGTCTTCCGCCGCGTCGTCTTCCGCGGCTCGCGCGACGACATCAAGCAGATCGCGGTCGACGGCACCCGCCTGGTCATGGAGTACGCCGAGAAACTGCTGGGCCCGGAGACGGCGTTCGGCTACCAGTACAGCCCCGAAATCTTCACCGACACCGAGCTGGACTTCGCCCTGGAGGTCTGCGAGGCGGTGATGGACACCTACCAGCCCGGCCCCGGCCGCGAGATCATCCTCAACCTGCCCGCCACGGTGGAGCGTTCCACGCCGTCCACGCACGCCGACCGCTTCGAGTGGATGGGCCGCAACCTGTCCCGCCGCGAGTACGTCTGCCTGTCCGTCCACCCGCACAACGACCGCGGTACGGCGGTCGCGGCGGCCGAGCTGGCGGTCATGGCCGGCGCCGACCGCGTCGAGGGCTGCCTGTTCGGGCAGGGCGAGCGCACCGGCAACGTCGACCTGGTCACCCTGGGCATGAACCTGTTCTCCCAGGGCGTCGACCCGCAGATCGACTTCTCCGACATCGACGAGATCCGCCGCACGTGGGAGTACTGCAACCAGATGGAGGTCCACCCGCGCCACCCGTACGTGGGCGACCTGGTCTACACGTCCTTCTCCGGCTCCCACCAGGACGCCATCAAGAAGGGCTTCGACGCCATGGAGGCCGACGCGGCGGCTCGCGGGGTCACGGTCGACGACATCGAGTGGGCCGTCCCGTACCTGCCCATCGACCCCAAGGACGTCGGCCGCTCCTACGAGGCGGTCATCCGCGTCAACTCGCAGTCCGGCAAGGGCGGCATCGCCTACGTCCTGAAGAACGACCACAAGCTGGACCTGCCGCGCCGGATGCAGATCGAGTTCTCCAAGCTGATCCAGGCCAAGACGGACGCCGAGGGCGGCGAGATCACGCCCACCGCCATCTGGGACGTCTTCCAGGACGAGTACCTGCCCAACCCCGACAACCCCTGGGGCCGCATCCAGGTCGCCAACGGCCAGACCACCACCGACCGCGACGGCGTCGACACCCTCACCGTCGACGCCACGGTCGACGGCGTCGAGACCACCCTGGTCGGCACCGGCAACGGCCCGATCTCGGCGTTCTTCCACGCGCTGCAGGGCGTCGGCATCGACGTACGGCTGCTGGACTACCAGGAGCACACGATGAGTGAGGGCGCCTCCGCGCAGGCCGCCTCCTACATCGAGTGCGCCATCGGCGACAAGGTGCTGTGGGGCATCGGAATCGACGCGAACACCACGCGCGCGTCGCTGAAGGCGGTCGTCTCCGCCGTCAACCGCGCTACCCGCTGA